One window from the genome of Geitlerinema sp. PCC 9228 encodes:
- a CDS encoding GUN4 domain-containing protein: protein MGTCRICQQEYSQHQQFCSNCGYPLTTLSPTLGELPQPWQEIVAQREAWEQQIWQRYQQLQQQCQQQQPIAERQQENARIQRQLESQKQLQQSQQKLLEQLLELIQENSLRQSSTNSQAYQQVQQQVAQLQQAIANLQQEVTKLTQTSKFSSPSQSQIQEVPLNSSIGYDYTRLRDLLAAGKWKQADKETRKALIKVAGKKNQSSLTAKEVDGLSCEDLLTIDSLWVKYSNGKFGFSIQKNIYLNLGGTRDLNVGLALETWQQFANAVGWYMGKEWLGKGSVSPNPDGMDVELKDIPAGHFPQDALTYRYMLRNLFVRIEFCEFSSKSDL, encoded by the coding sequence ATGGGAACTTGTCGAATTTGCCAGCAAGAATACAGCCAACACCAGCAGTTTTGTAGCAACTGTGGCTATCCGCTAACCACGCTTTCACCTACATTAGGCGAACTTCCCCAACCATGGCAAGAAATTGTTGCTCAAAGAGAGGCTTGGGAACAGCAAATCTGGCAAAGATACCAACAGTTGCAACAACAATGCCAACAACAGCAGCCAATTGCAGAACGCCAGCAGGAAAATGCTCGAATTCAGAGGCAACTAGAATCCCAAAAGCAATTGCAGCAATCGCAGCAAAAATTGCTCGAACAATTGCTCGAACTCATACAGGAAAATTCTCTTCGCCAATCATCAACTAATTCTCAAGCATACCAACAGGTACAGCAACAGGTTGCACAATTGCAACAAGCGATCGCAAATTTGCAACAAGAGGTGACCAAGCTAACCCAAACATCAAAATTTTCAAGTCCATCCCAGTCGCAAATTCAGGAGGTTCCCCTAAATAGTTCCATAGGATACGATTATACGCGATTGCGAGATTTGCTGGCTGCCGGCAAGTGGAAACAAGCGGATAAAGAAACGAGAAAAGCTTTGATAAAAGTTGCTGGCAAAAAAAATCAAAGTAGTTTGACTGCTAAGGAGGTAGATGGTTTATCCTGTGAAGATTTGCTAACGATAGACAGTTTGTGGGTCAAATACAGTAATGGTAAATTTGGCTTTAGCATTCAAAAAAACATTTATCTAAATTTGGGTGGTACTAGAGACTTAAATGTAGGGTTAGCTCTCGAAACTTGGCAGCAATTTGCCAATGCTGTTGGCTGGTATATGGGAAAAGAGTGGTTGGGAAAGGGGTCGGTATCGCCAAACCCAGATGGGATGGATGTAGAACTTAAAGATATCCCGGCAGGACATTTTCCACAGGATGCAC
- a CDS encoding GUN4 domain-containing protein produces METCRICQQECSEDQLFCSNCGYPLNTFPPILGEIPPSYQDILSQRERWEKDIWQKYQQLQQQHTELSRDYQQLQQQFDKQQQEANNNTQLQQQIAQLKQENATLQERLESYNQFQQSQQQLIEQLREVLQESQRRQSQENSQSYKQLQQQIGQLQQEIANLQQEVTRLTPKSESPNQFQQQILETPLESSIGCDYTKLRELLAAGKWIEADEETAKVMLKVVGKEQLGKLSKKDIDNFPCKDLQTIDRLWVKSSNGKFGLSVQKRIYQNLGGTKRLDPEIWEKFGDIVGWRTKEGYWKDYSQVIKKVAGYLPEGIPGYVPDNVPEGCFPWLGWVHRGYRKGMGLGIYGAWWFCQRTLKLLCILSREDL; encoded by the coding sequence ATGGAAACCTGTCGAATCTGCCAGCAAGAATGCTCTGAAGACCAGTTGTTTTGTAGCAACTGTGGCTATCCATTAAACACGTTTCCGCCCATTTTGGGGGAAATTCCCCCATCATATCAAGATATTCTCTCGCAAAGGGAACGTTGGGAAAAGGATATTTGGCAGAAATACCAACAGTTGCAACAGCAACATACGGAACTTTCTCGTGATTATCAGCAATTGCAGCAGCAATTCGACAAGCAGCAGCAAGAAGCCAACAACAACACACAGCTACAGCAGCAAATTGCCCAACTAAAGCAAGAAAATGCTACCCTTCAAGAGCGATTAGAATCTTACAATCAGTTTCAACAGTCACAGCAACAGTTGATTGAGCAATTGCGGGAAGTTTTGCAAGAAAGTCAGCGTCGTCAATCTCAAGAAAATTCCCAGTCATATAAGCAGCTACAGCAACAAATTGGTCAACTGCAACAAGAAATCGCAAATTTGCAGCAAGAAGTGACAAGGCTGACCCCAAAATCAGAATCCCCCAATCAATTCCAGCAGCAAATTCTAGAGACTCCCCTAGAAAGTTCGATTGGCTGCGATTACACGAAATTGAGAGAATTGCTGGCTGCCGGTAAGTGGATAGAAGCCGACGAAGAAACGGCTAAAGTTATGTTGAAAGTGGTTGGTAAGGAACAACTAGGGAAATTATCTAAAAAAGATATAGATAATTTCCCTTGTAAAGACTTGCAAACCATCGACCGTTTGTGGGTCAAATCAAGTAACGGCAAATTTGGTCTGAGCGTTCAAAAGCGAATTTATCAGAATTTAGGTGGTACGAAGAGACTAGATCCGGAAATTTGGGAGAAATTTGGCGATATTGTAGGCTGGCGAACAAAAGAAGGATACTGGAAAGATTATTCTCAGGTCATTAAGAAAGTTGCAGGGTATCTTCCCGAGGGAATACCGGGATACGTACCCGATAACGTACCTGAGGGGTGTTTTCCCTGGTTGGGATGGGTGCATAGAGGCTATCGGAAGGGTATGGGATTGGGAATTTATGGAGCTTGGTGGTTTTGCCAGCGTACGCTAAAACTGCTGTGTATTCTTTCGCGTGAAGATTTATAA
- a CDS encoding GUN4 domain-containing protein, with amino-acid sequence MDKDKPKNQTYVIKQLYPQAQGTDTIEKATQLFKREAEQLDVLGKHLQIPELLAYFTESEHQYLVQECIDGRDLEQILETEEKFSEAQIIDVLQQVLPILAYLQQHQIIHQDIKPENIIRRRDGKLILINFGAAKHLSTAAKSAIGTHIGSAGYRKSQTQQRYLQFGGATCVEPEDLYEAIERLWVKSSHSKFGFSIQKEIYKSLGGTRDYVREIWEKFGNAVGWRKEGQWKSYSKLQWDAGENATKGHLPPFGVLWFGNSFVLLSRADL; translated from the coding sequence GTGGATAAAGATAAACCCAAAAATCAGACTTACGTTATTAAACAATTGTATCCCCAAGCGCAGGGAACCGATACTATAGAAAAAGCGACTCAGTTGTTTAAGCGGGAAGCGGAACAGTTAGATGTATTGGGAAAACATCTGCAAATTCCGGAGTTGCTGGCATATTTCACCGAAAGTGAACATCAATATTTAGTACAAGAGTGTATTGATGGTCGAGATTTAGAGCAAATTCTGGAAACAGAAGAAAAATTTAGCGAAGCCCAAATTATCGATGTTTTGCAACAAGTTTTGCCGATTTTGGCATATTTGCAACAACATCAAATCATTCATCAGGATATCAAGCCAGAAAACATCATTCGCCGTCGGGATGGCAAACTGATATTGATAAATTTTGGCGCTGCCAAGCATTTATCCACAGCTGCGAAATCTGCAATAGGAACTCACATTGGTTCGGCAGGATATAGGAAAAGCCAAACCCAACAGCGATATTTACAGTTTGGGGGGGCGACATGCGTCGAACCAGAAGATTTATATGAAGCGATCGAGCGCTTGTGGGTTAAATCGAGTCATAGCAAATTTGGCTTCAGCATTCAAAAGGAAATTTATAAAAGTTTGGGTGGTACTAGGGACTACGTTCGGGAAATTTGGGAAAAGTTTGGCAATGCTGTAGGCTGGCGAAAAGAAGGTCAATGGAAAAGCTACAGCAAACTCCAATGGGATGCAGGGGAAAATGCTACGAAAGGGCATCTGCCGCCTTTTGGTGTATTATGGTTTGGTAACAGTTTTGTTCTTCTTTCGCGCGCAGACTTATGA